Proteins from a genomic interval of Cervus elaphus chromosome 13, mCerEla1.1, whole genome shotgun sequence:
- the CFL2 gene encoding cofilin-2 isoform X1: MASGVTVNDEVIKVFNDMKVRKSSTQEEIKKRKKAVLFCLSDDKRQIIVEEAKQILVGDIGDTVEDPYTSFVKLLPLNDCRYALYDATYETKESKKEDLVFIFWAPESAPLKSKMIYASSKDAIKKKFTGIKHEWQVNGLDDIKDRSTLGEKLGGNVVVSLEGKPL; this comes from the exons ATG GCTTCTGGAGTTACAGTGAATGATGAAGTCATCAAAGTTTTTAATGATATGAAAGTAAGGAAATCTTCTACACAAGAGGagatcaaaaaaagaaagaaagcagttcTCTTCTGTTTAAGCGATGACAAAAGACAAATAATTGTAGAGGAAGCAAAGCAGATCTTGGTGGGTGACATTGGTGATACTGTAGAGGACCCCTACACATCTTTTGTGAAGTTGCTACCTCTGAATGATTGCCGATATGCTTTGTACGATGCCACATACGAAACAAAAGAGTCTAAGAAAGAAGACCTAGTATTTATATTCTG ggCTCCTGAAAGTGCGCCTTTAAAAAGCAAGATGATATATGCTAGCTCTAAAgatgccattaaaaagaaatttacag gtatAAAACATGAGTGGCAAGTAAATGGCTTGGATGATATAAAGGACCGTTCCACACTTGGAGAGAAATTGGGAGGCAATGTAGTAGTTTCACTTGAAGGAAAACCCTTATAA
- the CFL2 gene encoding cofilin-2 isoform X2 — protein sequence MKVRKSSTQEEIKKRKKAVLFCLSDDKRQIIVEEAKQILVGDIGDTVEDPYTSFVKLLPLNDCRYALYDATYETKESKKEDLVFIFWAPESAPLKSKMIYASSKDAIKKKFTGIKHEWQVNGLDDIKDRSTLGEKLGGNVVVSLEGKPL from the exons ATGAAAGTAAGGAAATCTTCTACACAAGAGGagatcaaaaaaagaaagaaagcagttcTCTTCTGTTTAAGCGATGACAAAAGACAAATAATTGTAGAGGAAGCAAAGCAGATCTTGGTGGGTGACATTGGTGATACTGTAGAGGACCCCTACACATCTTTTGTGAAGTTGCTACCTCTGAATGATTGCCGATATGCTTTGTACGATGCCACATACGAAACAAAAGAGTCTAAGAAAGAAGACCTAGTATTTATATTCTG ggCTCCTGAAAGTGCGCCTTTAAAAAGCAAGATGATATATGCTAGCTCTAAAgatgccattaaaaagaaatttacag gtatAAAACATGAGTGGCAAGTAAATGGCTTGGATGATATAAAGGACCGTTCCACACTTGGAGAGAAATTGGGAGGCAATGTAGTAGTTTCACTTGAAGGAAAACCCTTATAA